A single region of the Leptodactylus fuscus isolate aLepFus1 chromosome 5, aLepFus1.hap2, whole genome shotgun sequence genome encodes:
- the LOC142203885 gene encoding neuropeptide Y receptor type 2-like — protein sequence MFTVQMGTLKQINMTEKLDLRGWNSKSTVTPIEYFHGSSFMTDSTNLIWVQVILITAYSLIILLGLVGNSLVIYMIVKYKNMRTVTNFFIANLAVADLMVDSLCLPFTLVYTLMDEWKFGSVLCHLFPYAQAMSVNVSTLTLVVIALDRYWCIVFHLSSRISKKFSFLIVSVTWVAASIFAIPLAIFREYRFEDLPALKLKIAVCAEKWPSNNSRDAAIYSISMLLLQYVLPLVVICYAYIRIWLKLKNHISPTPRSDTQQRRKNTTKMLVMMVVVFAVCWLPFHVFQLAIDLDWVLVFKEYKLLYSIFHVIAMCSTFANPLLYGWMNKNYRNGFLMFFGCKNKLQNSQPDGSLRGHSYTFRATTYHGSFRHALENGHPPAHV from the coding sequence atgttcacagtaCAAATGGGGACATTAAAGCAAATCAACATGACGGAAAAACTTGACTTAAGAGGATGGAACTCAAAGAGCACAGTTACCCCCATCGAGTATTTCCATGGCTCCAGTTTCATGACGGACAGCACCAACCTCATTTGGGTTCAGGTGATCCTCATCACGGCATATTCTTTGATTATCCTCTTGGGACTTGTTGGCAACTCTCTGGTTATTTACATGATTGTGAAATACAAGAACATGAGAACAGTAACAAACTTTTTTATAGCCAATTTAGCTGTGGCAGATCTTATGGTGGACAGTCTTTGCCTGCCTTTCACCCTGGTCTACACATTGATGGATGAGTGGAAATTTGGATCAGTACTTTGCCATTTGTTCCCTTATGCACAAGCCATGAGTGTCAATGTCTCAACGCTGACCCTTGTTGTCATCGCTTTGGATAGATACTGGTGTATTGTATTTCACCTAAGCAGCCGGATCTCCAAGAAGTTCAGCTTCTTAATTGTCAGCGTCACATGGGTGGCAGCTTCCATTTTTGCTATTCCTTTAGCTATTTTTCGAGAGTATAGGTTTGAGGACTTGCCAGCCTTGAAACTCAAGATAGCTGTTTGTGCCGAGAAGTGGCCCTCAAATAACAGTAGGGATGCAGCCATCTATAGCATTTCCATGCTTCTTCTACAGTATGTCCTGCCCCTCGTTGTAATATGCTATGCTTATATCAGAATATGGTTGAAGCTAAAGAACCACATAAGTCCAACCCCCAGAAGTGACACCCAACAACGAAGAAAAAACACAACCAAGATGCTGGTGATGATGGTTGTTGTGTTTGCAGTTTGCTGGCTTCCCTTTCATGTGTTCCAGTTGGCCATTGACTTGGATTGGGTCCTTGTATTCAAAGAGTACAAGCTCCTTTATTCCATCTTTCATGTTATTGCCATGTGCTCCACCTTTGCCAACCCTCTTCTCTATGGTTGGATGAATAAGAATTACAGGAATGGATTCCTTATGTTTTTTGGATGCAAGAACAAACTCCAAAACAGCCAGCCTGATGGCTCCCTAAGGGGACATTCTTACACATTCCGTGCCACCACTTATCATGGTAGCTTTCGGCATGCCTTAGAAAATGGACATCCTCCAGCTCATGTTTAA